In Pieris rapae chromosome 18, ilPieRapa1.1, whole genome shotgun sequence, one genomic interval encodes:
- the LOC111001448 gene encoding helicase POLQ-like — protein MNNNRKLYCTPSTPKRRRLGNSKIARLTQTRGSVKHNVNTSKRIQIRENCDSPPLPCNQVEYLCDSDCNSSVCSDIPCSPGVLETYNILDNIDNWKSFVDSKPREDSLSISVAEDVFKESFHSNIDSNNHLIDDKQKTDQYKEDVENSFNIINQSICNNDNDHFETKDSFLLDIRESGIIAKNYPTNETEPKNNQINNFYGLPLITKGLFKSYRNIEKFYDWQEECLNLNAIKKRQNLIYALPTSGGKTLVAEVLMLREVLVRKRNSLFILPFVAIVQEKIWALSPFAIQLDFLVEEYAGGKGHLPPKKRRRKNSIYVATIEKGLALIRNLIELDRLDEIGLIVVDELHLIGEPGRGGTLETLLSTVIFAKKGIQIVGMSATIGNLPDLAGFLQADVFQRQFRPVELTEYVKLGDMLYKIVWSSGDMELVPDRKLAFDYTEAGYRMDPDLVGGLVSEVVPKDSCLVFCPTKRNCQSVATLLCNMQRSDMLSHRVQDRIALQSALRTEGASADLVRCVRAGVAYHHAGLASDERCLLEQAFRAGVISVLCCTSTLAAGVNLPARRVILRAPLVGREFISLSSYRQMVGRAGRAGVCDAGESIIICGAREWPQLKNVLSGGLPPVTSQLRPTIASLLISAIALNLANDVRGLKEFLGCTFLAKTELSLNIEELCEENLIALLKSGALEFVGKTGQTTDMINNDLKLVVSKLGQAAIKSCLELEIARQFLEDIHHASQSLVLLGSLHLLYLVTGDTVVRPDYRHYYSLYCGFDEEASQTARVLGITERYAVRMITGKPITNIPERVLHRFYIALMLRDLWRLTPVADVADKYGVSRGLVQAALTSACAFASSAERLCGELSPLWPYKALFHDLAVRLRTCSMPELEQLMELPAVRKARAMQLYRAGFRRVEEVARASEESLSSAVQHLSRTAAQHLISAARMMLIEKVENLRADAEEVMDELKM, from the exons ATGAACAATAACCGTAAATTGTATTGTACGCCTTCAACACCAAAACGACGTAGACTTGGAAATAGTAAAATCGCACGTTTAACTCAAACCCGCGGAAGTGttaaacataatgtaaatacttCAAAACGTATACAAATTAGAGAAAACTGTGACTCACCCCCGTTACCATGCAATCAAGTAGAGTACCTGTGCGATTCAGATTGTAACAGTTCCGTTTGTAGCGATATTCCATGTTCTCCTGGTGTTTTAGAAACCTATAATATACTTGATAATATAGACAACTGGAAGAGTTTTGTAGATTCTAAACCTAGAGAAGATAGTCTATCAATTAGTGTAGCCGAAGatgtatttaaagaaagtttTCATTCAAATATTGACTCAAATAATCACCTCATTGATGATAAGCAAAAAACTGATCAATATAAGGAAGATGTAGAAAAcagctttaatattattaatcaatctatatgtaataatgataatgatcattttgaaacaaaagattcttttttattagacATAAGAGAGAGTGGAATCATTGCCAAAAATTATCCTACCAATGAAACAGAACCAAAGAATAATCagattaataacttttatggTCTACCTCTAATAACAAAAGGGCTATTTAAGTCTTATAGAAATATTGAAAAGTTTTATG atTGGCAAGaagaatgtttaaatttaaatgcaatCAAAAAGAggcaaaatttaatatatgccCTGCCGACAAGTGGAGGCAAGACATTAGTGGCAGAGGTGCTAATGTTACGAGAGGTGTTAGTTCGCAAAAGGAATTCCTTATTTATTCTTCCTTTTGTAGCAATTGTGCAGGAAAAG ATATGGGCATTATCTCCATTTGCAATACAATTAGATTTCTTAGTAGAAGAATATGCTGGTGGTAAGGGCCACTTACCTCctaagaaaagaagaagaaaaaatagtatatatgtaGCAACAATAGAAAAAGGGCTGGCCTTGATAAGGAATCTTATAGAATTAGATAGATTAGATGAAATTGGTTTAATTGTT GTAGatgaattacatttaattggAGAACCAGGAAGAGGAGGTACTCTGGAAACTCTACTTTCAACTGTCATATTTGCTAAAA AAGGCATACAGATAGTTGGCATGAGTGCTACAATAGGTAATCTCCCAGATTTAGCTGGCTTCCTCCAAGCAGATGTCTTTCAAAGACAATTCCGGCCCGTTGAACTAACGGAGTATGTAAAACTTGGTGACATGTTGTACAAGATCGTCTGGAGTTCAGGAGATATGGAGTTGGTACCAGATCGGAAGTTAGCTTTTGAT TACACAGAAGCTGGATACAGAATGGATCCGGACTTGGTGGGAGGATTAGTGAGTGAAGTGGTGCCAAAAGACAGTTGTCTGGTGTTCTGCCCTACCAAAAGGAACTGCCAGAGTGTCGCAACATTACTCTGTAATATGCAGCgcag TGATATGTTATCCCATCGTGTACAAGATCGTATAGCGCTACAGAGCGCGTTACGTACGGAAGGTGCGAGCGCGGACTTAGTTCGTTGCGTACGCGCAGGTGTCGCGTATCATCACGCAGGACTAGCTTCTGACGAACGGTGTCTACTGGAACAGGCTTTTCG agcAGGAGTTATCTCAGTTCTATGTTGTACGTCTACGTTGGCGGCGGGCGTGAATCTTCCCGCCCGACGTGTAATACTACGAGCGCCTCTTGTAGGCCGCGAATTTATCTCGCTGTCGTCCTATCGACAAATGGTTGGTCGGGCTGGTAGAGCCGGCGTTTGTGATGCTG GtgaaagtataataatatgcgGGGCTCGGGAATGGCCACAATTGAAAAACGTATTATCTGGCGGTCTTCCTCCCGTAACCAGTCAATTAAGGCCCACAATCGCAAGCCTTCTTATCAGTGCGATTGCGTTAAACTTAGCTAACGATGTGAGAGGGTTGAAAGAGTTTCTGGGATGTACCTTTCTAGCTAAAACTGAACT GAGCCTCAATATAGAAGAACTGTGTGAAGAAAATCTAATAGCGTTATTAAAGAGTGGCGCTTTGGAATTTGTCGGTAAAACAGGACAAACGACGGATATGATTAATAACGACTTAAAATTAGTTGTTAGCAAACTTGGACAAGCGGCGATAAAAA GTTGTCTTGAACTGGAAATAGCTCGGCAGTTTCTCGAAGACATACATCATGCCTCTCAAAGCTTAGTACTACTTGGGAGCCTCCATCTACTCTACCTGGTAACCGGTGATACAGTAGTGCGGCCAGACTACCGCCACTACTACTCACTGTATTGTGGTTTCGATGAAGAAGCATCGCAAACTGCAAGGGTTTTGGGTATAACAGAACGATATGCAGTTCGCATGATTACAGGAAAACCTATAACG aatATACCGGAGAGGGTCCTACATCGTTTTTACATAGCTCTGATGCTTCGGGACCTTTGGAGACTTACTCCAGTCGCAGACGTAGCTGACAA ATATGGTGTATCCCGCGGGCTAGTACAAGCTGCACTCACATCGGCGTGCGCATTCGCAAGTAGTGCGGAACGCCTTTGCGGCGAATTGTCGCCTTTATGGCCTTATAAAGCCCTGTTCCACGATCTTGCGGTGCGACTGCGCACTTGTAGTATGCCGGAGCTGGAACAATTGATGGAGCTACCCGCCGTAAGGAAG GCTCGTGCGATGCAATTGTACCGCGCTGGATTTCGTCGCGTCGAAGAAGTTGCGCGTGCGTCAGAGGAAAGTTTATCTTCGGCTGTGCAACATCTCTCGCGGACTGCAGCACAGCATCTTATCAGCGCTGCAAGG atgaTGTTAATAGAAAAAGTGGAGAATCTAAGAGCAGATGCAGAAGAAGTAATGGATGAGTTAAagatgtga
- the LOC110995216 gene encoding ribosomal RNA-processing protein 8 codes for MFQIPDWEDSVPSSDIKFDVTTSKYKKKHNSKNIDHATQVDTKNNSMIPHNGLSKSNKNKNVDETLLNGKILNYKRPLSSNKQMEKNESPHKSDIHSNIMGRFVRLKPPNNLAEQTVVSKNLKSNNIKQKKMQNTMNNKRESDKLKTIQISPKQPLTKINNNDVDLNESFDQSLDTDQLDEVIINAKKRKLNSFNNKEEKDVVEMFTESSKPLSKKKAVIKNMLLKVGHRNTVQVNGNSLRERMLQRLKAAQFRYINEKLYTSSGSDAVRLFQEDPDAFKTYHQGYQQQVKKWPVNPIDLIVQRISKMPRTHLIADMGCGEAVLSKRVAQKVRSFDLVSFNSDVEVCDISHTPLLASSMDVAVYCLALMGTDLTQYLVEANRVLKTGGYLLIAEVESRFDNVDTFIAEVQKIGFSLKMVDKNNQVFYFMEFTKIREAPKKSKLPYLTLKPCLYKKR; via the exons atgtttcaaataCCCGATTGGGAAGACAGTGTACCATCTTCAGATATTAAGTTCGATGTAACAACTTCG aaatataaaaagaaacacaatagtaaaaatattgatcATGCCACTCAAGTTGATACTAAAAACAATAGTATGATCCCACACAATGGactttcaaaatcaaataaaaataaaaatgttgatgAAACCTtattaaatggaaaaatattgaattataaacGCCCATTGtcatcaaacaaacaaatggaAAAGAATGAGAGTCCTCATAAAAGTGATATCCATTCCAATATAATGGGGAGATTTGTTCGATTGAAACCACCAAATAACTTGGCAGAGCAGACAGTAGTTAGCAAAaatcttaaatctaataatataaaacaaaaaaaaatgcagaATACTATGAACAATAAAAGAGAATctgataaattgaaaactataCAAATAAGTCCAAAGCAACCtttgactaaaattaataataatgatgttGATTTAAATGAAAGTTTTGATCAAAGTTTAGATACAGATCAATTAGATGAGGTCATTATTAATGCcaagaaaagaaaactgaattcatttaataataaagaagaaaaagatgTAGTAGAGATGTTTACTGAAAGCAGCAAGCCACTTTCAAAGAAAAAGGCAGTGATAAAGAATATGTTACTTAAAGTTGGTCACAGAAACACTGTGCAAGTAAATGGAAACAGTTTAAGAGAAAGAATGCTACAGCGGCTGAAAG CTGCTCaatttaggtatataaatGAGAAGTTATATACATCATCAGGATCTGATGCTGTAAGGTTATTCCAAGAGGATCCTGATGCTTTCAAAACATACCACCAAGGATACCAACAACAGGTCAAGAAGTGGCCTGTTAATCCAATTGATCTTATTGTTCAAAGGATTTCAAAGAT GCCAAGAACCCACCTCATAGCTGATATGGGTTGTGGAGAAGCAGTACTATCTAAACGAGTGGCTCAGAAAGTCCGTTCTTTTGACTTGGTGTCATTTAACTCTGATGTGGAAGTTTGTGATATTTCTCATACACCATTATTGGCCAGCTCAATGGATGTAGCAGTGTACTGTTTAGCATTAATGGGCACAGATCTCACACAATACTTGGTTGAAGCCAACAGAGTGCTGAAGACTGG TGGTTACCTACTTATAGCTGAAGTAGAAAGTAGATTCGACAATGTGGACACATTTATCGCAGAAGTGCAGAAAATTGGTTTCTCTCTCAAAATGGTGGATAAGAATAACCAAGTATTCTACTTCATGGAGTTCACCAAGATTCGGGAGGCTCCCAAGAAGTCGAAGTTACCTTATTTGACTTTAAAACCATGTTTATATAAGAAACGATAA